The genomic DNA CCGCACCGACAGATCGGACGGTTCGTCTACGGCTCGGCCGGGCCGCCGGCTTTCAATCCGGGCGCGGCGTGACGCGTCGGTGCGGGCCAGAAGGGCGAGGCGGTGGGCGACGCTATACAGCCATCCGCCCAGAGCCGGCTGCTGGCGGATTCGGGCGGCCTCACGGACGAGGATCAGGAACGCGGCCTGGAATACGTCGTCGGCATCGGGCGACGAGCCCAGTACCTGCCGGGCGGCGGACAGAACTCGCGGCCCGTGCCTGCGGACGATCGCCTCGAACGCGTCCGCGTCGCCGCCCCGGTGGAAATGGTCGAGCAACTCGGCGTCGGGCCGCCCGTCGTCCGCGCGACATAATTCATGGATCAGTCCTTGATGACGGCGGCGGGCCATTGGCGCTTCTCGATACGGGTCCGAACATTCATCTAGAGTAACGAGAGCCCCCGAGCGACATGACGATTCCGATCAGTCCCGATTTTTTCCGGTCGGGTGTAACGGCAAAGGGAACTAATCGGGCAGGGTAAAGGCGGCGTGGTGTCATCAGGTGCTGTGTCAGGAAACGGTCAAGTTACGTTGTGAAATTCCAGAAAACCGGCCTCTCTGTCGGCCGAAAAGGCTGCGACCTGAAAAAACGCTTGGGATTCTTAAATCGAGTAATAGCCTGTTTTTGCGAATTCCGGACTCTGGCCCGCTGACTTGGGCTGCAAAAGGGTCTTTGGTTAAAACCCCGCCATTTGATTTGCCTCCCCTGAACACAACCCGATCTCACTGCGAAATATGCTGAAAGAGATCTCCGCCGGTTAATGTACTTATCGGTACACAAGTCGACTCAAGGAGACGGTCATGTCCAAGAAACTGCAAGGCAAAGTCGCGGTCGTTACGGGTGCGTCCAAGGGGATCGGGGCCTCGATCGCCCAGCATTTGGCGGCCGCGGGGGCGGGCGTCGTGGTCAACTACGCGTCCAGCAAGGAAGGAGCGGACCGCGTCGTCGGCGAGATCACGAAGGCCGGCGGGAAGGCGATCGCGGTCAAAGCCGACCTGTCCAACCCCGCGGATATTCAGCACCTGTTCGTCGAAGCAAAGAAAGCGTTCGGCCGGCTCGACATCCTCGTCAACAACGCCGGCGTCTACGAGTTCGCCCCGCTGGAAGCGATCACGCCCGAACACTTCCACAAGATGTTCAACCTGAACGTCCTCGGCCTGATCCTCGCGACCCAGGAAGCCGCCAAGAGTTTCGGCCCCGGCGGCGGCAGCGTCATCAACATTAGCTCCGTCGTCTCTTCCGCGACGCCGGCGATGACCACCGTGTACACCGCCACCAAGGGCGCCGTCGACGCCGTCACCCGCACGCTGGCCAAGGAACTCGGGCCGAAAAAGATCCGCGTGAACGCGATCAACCCGGGCATGGTCGAGACCGAGGGGGTTCATGCGGCCGGCCTGTCCGACAGTGACATGCGCAAGCAGTACGAGGCGCAGGCCCCGCTCGGTCGGATCGGCCAACCGCAAGACATCGCCCCGGCTGCCGTCTTCCTGGCGTCCGACGATTCGGCCTGGCTCACCGGCGAGACCATCCTCATCGCGGGCGGCTATCGGTAATGACGGGGAAGGGATAGCTCGCATCATCGGCGACGGGAACTCCGGGCTCCCCTCTCCGTTTCGGAGAGGGGCCGGGGGTGAGGTCGCGAGTCCCACTGGACTGATACCCAACATTTCCCTTGATTGGTTCAAGAGTAAACAACAAATCCGATCGCCGGCTCTCGGTTAGAGTACATCTGGTTCCGGTGTCCTTTTCTCCCCGAGGGTCGGTCATGCGAGCGCTTCTCGTCGCCGGTTTGTGTCTGTCGGCCGCGGTTGTCTTCTTCTCTGCCGCGGGCGGTGCCGAACCCACCGCGCCGCCTGCCTCGCCGAACCGGCTCGTGGTCCACGAGTGGGGCACGTTCACCAGCTTTTCCGGGTCGGACGGCGTGCCCGTCGGGTTTCAGCCCAACAACTCCGACCTGCCCGACTTCGTTTACCGCCAGGAAGACCCGGGCTCGAAGGTGAACCTCCTCCGTGCCCGCGGGACGGTCAGCCTGGAAACCCCGGTCATCTACCTGTACGCGGACCGGGAAACCCGGGCGTCGGTCCGGGTTGTTTTCCCCAAAGGGTGGATCACGGAATGGTATCCATTCGCCGCTTTGCCCCCCAAATTGGACGAGACGCAATCCATCCGGTGGGACGTCCGCGCGCTCACCGGCCGCACGGTCGCGTTCCCACAGGGCAGGGAGAGCGATGTCTATTTCCACGCCCGTGCGACGAACGCGGACCCACTCGAAGCCGACGTCGCCCTCCCCAACAACCAACAGACTAATGCGCTCCGCGGGGCGACACTCGTCCAGCGGGAAAAGTTCCTGTTCTACCGCGGCGTCGGCACGTTCCCGCCGCCCGTTACGTTGCGGGCTCTGGGTCAGGGGCGAGTCCGCGTAACGAATCCGGGCCGCGGGGCCGTCGGCGGACTGGTGCTGGCAACCGTTCGCGACAAGAAGGTGGGCTTCCGGACGATCGGCGAACTGGCCGCAGGCGCGGAAACGGTGGTGGCGATCGCCGACGCCACCGGCCGGCCGGCCGACCTGGGCGACGTGATGGTGAAAGAATTGACCGTGTCGGGGCTTTACCCGGCCGAGGCGCGGGCGATGGTCAAAACCTGGTCGGCGGCGTGGTTCGGCGAAGACGGCACCCGGCTCCTGTACCTCGTCCCACGGGCGCGGACCGACGAACTGCTGCCGCTGACCGTCGAGCCGAGGCCGACCGAGGTCGTCCGCGTCCTCGTCGGCCGGCACGACTTCCTGACGCCCGAGCAGGAGGTGAGCACCGACCAGCACCTCGCCCGGGCGCGGGCGGCGCGGGCCGAGCTGGATGCGGCGGAGAAAGAGTTGCAAGCGCTTGGCCGCTTCTCCCCCGAAGCCCGCGCTCTGGCTGAAAAGCGGCACGCGGCCATCAGCACGTTGCGCCGGTGAGCGGGTGTTGCCGTCCGCGGAGCCAGTTCGTTGATTGAAGGCGTGGAACTTGTCACGTTATTGGTGAGTGAAAGCGAGCGGCGGTACCTGCTGTACCGCCCGCCCGGCGCGGCCGACGGGGAGCCGCGGCCGGCCATCGTCTTCCTGCACGGGACTGGCGGGACGGCGGACTGGGCCGACGGTGAAACCGGCTGGTCGGCCGCCGCGGCGCGGGAGAACTTCATCCTCGCGATACCCGAAGGTGCGCCCCCGGACCCCGCGAAGCCGCCCAAGTTCCTGACCAACCCGCCCCGCTGGAATGACGGCTCGACGCGGCCGAACGACCCGCTCCACTCGAACGCCCGCGACGTCGAATTCCTCACCGCGGTCATCGCAGACATCATCCATCGTGGTCCTGTCGACCCTCTCCGGGTTTCCGTGACCGGCTTCTCGAACGGCGCCGGCATGACCTTCCGGCTCGCGGCCGAGCGGGCGGAACTCCTGGCCGCGGTCGTACCTGTAGCCGGGCACTGCTGGGTGCCGGACCCCCGGCCCGCCGTCCCGGTGCCGACGCTTTACATCATCGGCGACGCCGACCCGCTCATCCCGCTTCATGGCGGGACGATCCGCATTCCCTGGGGCGGGCGGTTGGTCCGCCGGCCCACGGTGACGGAGACGCTGGAAAAGTGGGCTCACGCGATCGGGTGTTCGCCGGTGTCGGAAATCGTGTCCGACGCGCACGGCATCCGTGAGGAGCGCTACCCGTCGGCCTCTTCGTCGGTCGGGGCCGAATTCCGTGCCCTGTTCGTCGCCGGCCTGGGCCATCACTGGCCGGGGGGGAAGGGGCAGCTTAACCCGCGCATCGGCGGCCCGCCGTCCGCCCGCCTCGATGCGACTGCCAGGATCTGGGCCTTTTTCCAGGATCAAAGACGGGTGTAGTTGCCACTCTCACATCGTTCCGCGCAGCTTTTCCCACCCCATTCGAATCGAGTTGAACGCCAGTTCGTCCGGGTCGACGTCGGCCACGCGGCGCCAGTCGAGGGCGGCCACGCCGTCCAGCGGTCGGGCGGCCGCCGGGTCGAGCGCGCGGGCGGTGAAGATCAGGTCGACCACCGGGTACGTCACGTCGCGGTACAAGTAGTTGTTGAGCGACGATCCGATGAAAACGAGATCGGCGATTTCCAGGCCGGTTTCTTCGAGGACTTCCCGGCGGAGTCCGTCTTCGGCCGTCTCGTTGAAGTCGATGAACCCGCCGGGGATGGCGAGCTTGCCCTTGGCCGGTTCGTGCGCCCGGCGGAGGAAGAGTGCCCGGCCGGCCTCGTCGAACAGGAACGCGCCGGCCGCGACCGCCGGGTTAAAGAAGAACGTGAGCCCGCACGCGGCACACTCGAACGGACTCGCCCCGACCGACCCGGAGGTTGCTGCCCCGCAGCGCGGGCAATAGCGGAACAAGTCGCGTGGGTACATCACGTCTCGGGTTCGTGAGAAAGAGACTCGGCACGGTCGGGAAGGAGACGCTTGTCACTCCGGTTCGGAAGCCGGCGGGTGGGAGAGGTGACCCGATCGCTGTCGTCCTATGAAACTTTCGCGCCACTCATTCAACCATACGGGCTCAGTATACTCGGGCAAAACTTCCAGAGCTTCATCCCACAAGCCGGCGGCAGTCAGAAACCGGGCACAGATGGGGTCCACCGTCGCGCCGCATGAGCCCAGAAAATAAGCCGCGAACGTCAGGGGCCATCGGACGTCAAAGCGGCCGGAAGCAAGTAAGGCGTCGAACGCCGCCGTGGGGAAGTGCGTGCAGTAGGAGATTGCCCGAGCGATTTCGGGCCACGGGTCGGACCCCGTGCGGACTCGTTTGCACAAGGTCGCGCCACCGGGCATCCCGCGCAAGCGCGGTTCGATCTCCGACCAGGATTCGGGCAGTTTCGCCATTCGCATGGCTCCTCGGTCGGCAGGATCAACCTGTGTACGACGGGATATCGGTATTCCGCCTTACTTCCGTTCGCGCACGCGGTGCGGCGACCGGAACGGTTCGACGAACAGTCCTACCCGCCGGGCCAGTCGCTTCGCCGCGGGACATGCCCACGGTACCCCGACGTACATATAGTAGTCATATCCGAAATGAACGAACGCCTCCGGCCCTTCCAGCCGGCACCAGAATTTCGCGCGAAGAACTTGCCCGATCACCTCTCCGATTTGGCCCAGCGGAAGTGCGTTACCCTCCCCAAACGCTAGCTGAACGTTGCCGTAATTCTCCAGCCCGACGACCGTCATAGCCGACACTCCGGCTTCGAGAAGGAAGCCAATGACGGCCACGACGTAAGCCCCCTCGACACGCTGGTACTCCTCGCGGGTGAGGACCACGCCGTCGAACACCCGGCCGACTTGGCACTCCGAAAACCACTCGTCCCGAGTGTACGAGCCGCGAGCGTCGCGGAACGCGGGATCGTATTTCGTAACCCGGTATTCGCGCATCAGTACTTTCCAATTGAGCTAGGGAACACAGGCTCCGTTCGGTAAAGGGGTTGTGTCACGCAATCACCCTCCACGGAAGGAGCCCGTGTTCCATGGGAGTGTATACCCGGTTGTCGCCTCGTGTCATCCCCAACGAGGTGTTCGCGGCCGCCGCCGAGCATTGCCAAACCGTTTTCGCGTTCGGTGATGCGGTGGTCTGCACGGCCGCCATGCTCTGGACGGTCCTGGTGTGGGCGGCGGCTCGCACCGCGTCGTTATCCCGTGCCGTCCACCGACTGTACCCCGGAACCCACGACCAGACGTTCTGGAACCTCCTCCGGGTCCACCTGCCCCGGCAGGTACCGGCTCTCGAACGACGACTCAACCGGTTGCTTCGGCTCCCCGCCCTGTTGCCCCGATTGGCCGGTCGGGCGGTCACCCTGGCGGTCGATTACCATGCCATCCCGTACTACGGCGCCCCAAAAAAAAGTGCCCGCCAACTCCGCCGCGGCAAACCCGACCGCGGGACCACCAAGTTCCATACGTATGCCACCGTGTGTGTCGTCGTCGCCGGTTGGCGGTACACGTTGGCCCTGACCTGGGTCCGCGCCAAGGAGACGCCGACCGACGTTCTCGAGCGCCTGTGGGCCGAGGTGGCGGCCAGCGGGATTGTGTGCAAGACGGCTCTCCTCGACCGCTACTTCTTCACCGTGCCGGTGATGGCGTGGCTCCAGGATCACAATCTCCCGTTCATCATCCCGGTGGTCATGCGGGGCCGCAAACCCAAGCGGGGCCGCAAGGCCAAGGGGATGCGCGCGTGCCGGAACTGGAAGGCGGGCTCGTACCCGTACACCCACCGGGCGGGGAAGGACGCGGTCGACATCCGGTTGGTCGTGACGTACAAGTCGTATCGCCGCCACCGCACGAAGACGCGGCACACGAAGAAGCTGTTCTTCGCGACCTGGAAGGTGCGATTGTCTCCGGTCGATGTCCGCGAGACGTATCGGACGCGGTTCGGGATCGAAGCCAGCTACCGCCAGTTGAACCACTCCCGGGCTCGGACCTCCTCACGGGATCCACTGTACCGGTTGTTGCTGGTCGGGCTGTCGCTGTTCTTGCGGAACGTGTGGCAATGGCTGGTCGGGACCGCCCGTCCGTCAAAGACGCATGGCCGGAAGGCAAACCGACCGGTCGCGGCATCCACACCCCCGCGGTATCAGGATATCCTCGATGACTTCAGCGAGTACCTGTTCCAGCAGTCGCAACATCCAAACCCACCATCACATGCGTCGTGACAAAAAATGGAAACTACTGCGCATGTGTTTTCCAGCCGCCTGACGTCATGGCCCGGTTGATCCGGCCGCCAGGAAAGCAATTCTTCTGTCGGCCGATCCGCATGACTGTTCACGTTTGCTCCGACGTGGCGTGATACTCGAACCGGAACGGACACCAGAGCACCTCGGTGAGACAGGCCCCTTTGATAGTGAACAATGCCAAGCATACCGACTCGCGCACCCATGCGTACTGCGACATACAGCCAGCGATTCCACATCTGCAGATCGTCACCATGCCACGGAATTCGTCATCCCGACAGGCTGCGACGAGTGCATTGGGGATCGGCACAAACCGCAGCGGGAGCGGTAACTCCGTCCCGACATTGACGTGCAACGGCTGCGCGGTCCTCGATTCGGCACGGGCCGCTACCCCGAATAAGTCTTCGCGACACGCGATGAATCGGCCGCCCGCAACACCCGCAAAGTGGGCGTGTTGCAGAAACCGTTCGATGTCCTCCTGCGGCTCGAATTCAAAGAAAAAATTACTGACGGTCTCATCGTATAGCAGCAAATCGGCGGTCTTCAGGTTGTGAAACGGTACCCGTTCGGCGAGCCGCAATTCGGCGGGAGTCACGGGCAAAAGGTTCGTGTTCCGGCGATAACGCATCGTGGTCCGCATACCTCACGGCTTCGAAGGGTCAAACCTTCCGGCCCGCCGATCACTGGAGCAGTAAAGAACCGCGACCGTCCCTTTGACTCCTCCTCTTACCCTATTGCCCCCACGATGATCCCGACCTGATTGTCCTCGTTGACCGCGCCGGTACAGACCGGGCAGTCAGTCAGTTTCAATTCGAGGGCGGCCGCGACCAGCCATCCGGCCCCCGCAAGCGCTCGTTCCTCCTGGTCACATCCTGCGCAGAATTGTGTCTTGCAAGAGGGACAATGGTAAACGGAAAACCCCGTCAGCGTCTGGCGACAACGCGGGCAGCGGTCGAACGTCTCCACAAAGGCTCCTCAAGTCAGGCGGACCCGCGCGGAAGAAGGAATCCCTTCAGACAGCTGACTTCAACCGCGACGACCAGTGACCCGGTCACATGATCCATGACCCGCCGCACGCGTGCAACCGGGTCGCGCCCACGAACAGAGAGGGCTCGGGACCGAGGGATCGATCCCGAGCCCTCTCGCAAGATTGCTCACAGCAGCCTTCGCGAGTATGCTCTGATGGTCCTCTCGCCGCCATACTTGTCACCTTCCGGGAGCGACCGATGGTCCGCAGGGGCTTTCTTTTCGTGGCGATCCTGTTGGTAGCATTCCCCGTGGCCTACGCCACCGACCCG from Fimbriiglobus ruber includes the following:
- a CDS encoding transposase, with amino-acid sequence MGVYTRLSPRVIPNEVFAAAAEHCQTVFAFGDAVVCTAAMLWTVLVWAAARTASLSRAVHRLYPGTHDQTFWNLLRVHLPRQVPALERRLNRLLRLPALLPRLAGRAVTLAVDYHAIPYYGAPKKSARQLRRGKPDRGTTKFHTYATVCVVVAGWRYTLALTWVRAKETPTDVLERLWAEVAASGIVCKTALLDRYFFTVPVMAWLQDHNLPFIIPVVMRGRKPKRGRKAKGMRACRNWKAGSYPYTHRAGKDAVDIRLVVTYKSYRRHRTKTRHTKKLFFATWKVRLSPVDVRETYRTRFGIEASYRQLNHSRARTSSRDPLYRLLLVGLSLFLRNVWQWLVGTARPSKTHGRKANRPVAASTPPRYQDILDDFSEYLFQQSQHPNPPSHAS
- a CDS encoding SDR family NAD(P)-dependent oxidoreductase yields the protein MSKKLQGKVAVVTGASKGIGASIAQHLAAAGAGVVVNYASSKEGADRVVGEITKAGGKAIAVKADLSNPADIQHLFVEAKKAFGRLDILVNNAGVYEFAPLEAITPEHFHKMFNLNVLGLILATQEAAKSFGPGGGSVINISSVVSSATPAMTTVYTATKGAVDAVTRTLAKELGPKKIRVNAINPGMVETEGVHAAGLSDSDMRKQYEAQAPLGRIGQPQDIAPAAVFLASDDSAWLTGETILIAGGYR
- a CDS encoding alpha/beta hydrolase family esterase, coding for MIEGVELVTLLVSESERRYLLYRPPGAADGEPRPAIVFLHGTGGTADWADGETGWSAAAARENFILAIPEGAPPDPAKPPKFLTNPPRWNDGSTRPNDPLHSNARDVEFLTAVIADIIHRGPVDPLRVSVTGFSNGAGMTFRLAAERAELLAAVVPVAGHCWVPDPRPAVPVPTLYIIGDADPLIPLHGGTIRIPWGGRLVRRPTVTETLEKWAHAIGCSPVSEIVSDAHGIREERYPSASSSVGAEFRALFVAGLGHHWPGGKGQLNPRIGGPPSARLDATARIWAFFQDQRRV
- a CDS encoding NUDIX domain-containing protein; its protein translation is MYPRDLFRYCPRCGAATSGSVGASPFECAACGLTFFFNPAVAAGAFLFDEAGRALFLRRAHEPAKGKLAIPGGFIDFNETAEDGLRREVLEETGLEIADLVFIGSSLNNYLYRDVTYPVVDLIFTARALDPAAARPLDGVAALDWRRVADVDPDELAFNSIRMGWEKLRGTM